A stretch of DNA from Rhodococcus sp. NBC_00297:
TCGAGTAGGCGAGCAGGCCACGTGCGGCGTCGACAGCGTCCGCCGGATCGTCCGAGCTGTCCACGCCGCGTCCGGACCCGTTCCGCTCGTCGGTGTGGAGTCCGGTCAGGCGGTGGAGACCGATGATCTCGGACGCGTTTCCCCGCACGGCTGCGGGTCGGTGCTCGAGAAGGTCGCGGGCGAGTGCGCCGCGCCACGGCAGTCCACCGGCAGCGATGGGGTCCAGCACCCACGGGGTGCCCGCAGCCGCGGCGGCCGCCGCGGTGGCCAGGTACACCTCACGCAGCTGCGGCTGGGGCGTGCCGAGGTTGATCAGCACCGCGTCGGCCACCCCGGCGAACAGCGCCGCCTCGTCCTCGTTGTCCACCATGGCCGCACTGGCACCGGCGGCGAGGAGCACGTTCGCGGTGAAACCCGCTGTGACGTAATTGGTCACGGCGTGGACGAGGGGCGCGCGGTCACGCAGCGCGACGAGCGCGTCGGCCACGGAGGTCGTCGGGTCGGTCATGAGACGGGTATACCCGCTCGGTGCTTCGCGTCACCTCACGCGGTACCGGTGGCGCATGGTCCCCGGTGTGTTGTAGCCTTATCGCAGCTGACAGGTCGTAGTTTTTGTGTGTTCGTGTTCATGCACGCTCGCTGGGAACTTGTAGTTGCGAGCGTGTGCGTCTTTCTGAGGAAACTCGGAGTTCGTCACGTTCAGTGCCGGCCCGGGTTTCACACGGTGTGAAACTCGAAGTATCAGCTGTAGGGAGCAACACCATGACTCAGGGCACCGTCAAGTGGTTCAACGCCGAAAAGGGCTTCGGCTTCATCGCTCAGGAAGATGGACCTGACGTGTTCGTCCACTTCTCCGAGATCCAGGGCACCGGCTTCAAGAGCCTCGAAGAGAACCAGCGCGTCGAGTTCGAGGTCACCTCGGGCGCCAAGGGTCCTCAGGCGAGCGGCGTTCGCGCGATCTGATTTCGGAGTAACCCACCGAAACTTCACACTGGGGCCGGACACCGACAGGTGTCCGGCCCCAGTGGCATGTCCGGGGGTGGGGTCGCACGCAGGTTTTCGGACGGACGCTCGGCGCTCGTCCGACGCTCGGGTTAATGTTCCTTCACAGCCACGAGCGAAACGGAGCACACCCGTGCCGAACACCCTTTCCAGAGCAACACTCTCCACCGTCGCAGTCGCGAGCGCGTTCACCCTGGTCACCGCCTGTGGGTCAGCGCCGGAAGACAGCGCGAGCGGCGGATCCGACTCGGGTGACTTCACCCCGTGCATGGTCTCCGACTCCGGCGGCTTCGACGACAAGTCCTTCAACCAGCTGAGCTACGAGGGCCTGCAGACTGCGGCCGGCGAACTGAACGTCGAGCCGATCACGGTGCAGTCGAACTCCCCGACGGACTACACGCCCAACCTGAACAACCTCGTCGATCAGGGCTGCGGACTGGTGGTCACGGTCGGTTTCGCGCTCGCGGACGCCACCAAGGAAGCCGCGGAGCAGAACACTGACGTCAACTTCGCCATCGTCGACGACTCGTCCATCGAACTGGACAACGTCAAGCCGCTGACCTACGACACGGCGCAGTCCGCGTTCCTCGCCGGCTACGCCGCAGCGAGCTACAGCAAGACCAACACTGTCGGTACCTTCGGCGGATCGCAGTTCCCCACCGTCACCATCTTCATGGACGGCTTCGCCGACGGTGTGAAGTACTTCAACGAGCAGAAGAACCGCGACGTGCGCGTCATCGGTTGGGACGTCGACGCCCAGAACGGCTCCTTCACAGGTGGATTCGAGGCGAACGAGGTCGCGAAGAACACCGCGCAGGGCCTCATCGACCAGAACGCCGACGTCATCTTCCCGGTCGGTGGTCCGATCTACCAGTCCGCTGCCCAGGCCATCCGTGACGCGAACCGTCCGATCGCGCTGATCGGCGCAGACGCCGATGTGTACGTCTCCGATCCGTCGGTGTCCGACCTGGTGCTCACGTCGGTGACCAAGGGCCTCGCCACCAGTACCGAGGAAGTGGTCAAGGCGGTCGGCGACGGCTCCTTCGACAACACCCCGTACGTCGGCACGCTCGAGAACGACGGTGTCGGCATCGCTCCGTTCCACGATTTCGAGTCGCAGGTCGATCCGGCTCTGCAGGGTGAACTCGACACGATCCGCGCGGGCATCATCGACGGATCGATCACGGTCACGTCGCCCTCGTCGCCCAACTGACGATGGCGTCGAACGACACCGCGTCCACGCTCGACAGCAGCCCCGGGCACGACCTGCCGAAGCTCGAACTCCGGGGCATCACCAAGCGTTTCGGTTCCCTGGTCGCCAACGACCACATCGATCTGACCGTCGAGGCGGGGGAGATCCACTGCCTGCTCGGTGAGAACGGTGCCGGGAAGTCGACGCTGATGAACGTCCTCAGCGGCCTGTACCGGGCGGAGGAGGGCGAGATCCTCATCGACGGGGAGCGGCGCACCTTCGCCGGCCCCGGCGAGGCGATGAGCGCCGGGATCGGCATGGTGCACCAGCACTTCATGTTGATCCCTGTGTTCACCGTCGCCGAGAACATCATCCTGGGCAACGAGAAGACGACGTTCGGCGGTCGCCTCGACCTCGACGCGGCTCGTGCGCTGGTACGGGAGGTGTCGGCCCGCTTCGGATTCGACGTGGATCCGGACGCGACAGTGGGCGATCTCCCGGTCGGCGTGCAGCAGCGCGTCGAGATCATCAAGGCGCTCTCCCGCGAGGCCGACATTCTGGTCTTCGACGAGCCGACGGCGGTCCTCACCCCGCAGGAGACCGACGAGCTGATGACGATCATGCGTCAGCTCGCCGAGGCGGGAACGGCCATCGTCTTCATCACGCACAAGCTGCGTGAGGTGCGCGTGGTCGCCGATCGCATCACCGTCGTCCGCCTCGGGAAGGTCGTCGGCCAGGCCGAGCCGACCGCCACCGACGGCGAACTGGCGTCCCTCATGGTCGGTCGCGACGTGCAGTTGCGCGTCGCCAAGGACCCGGCGCAGCTGGGGGATGCCGCGCTGGTCGTGTCGAACCTGACGGTTCCGGGTGCTGCCGGCCCGGTGGTGAACGACGTGTCCTTCGAGGTGCGCGCCGGCGAGATCCTGGCGATCGCGGGCGTGCAGGGCAACGGTCAGACGGAGCTCGCCGAAGCACTGCTGGGTCTGCATCCGGCGATGACCGGTCAGATCACGCTCGACGGTGCCTCGCTGGTCGGTCGCGACGTGAAGTCCGTGCTCGACGCCGGTGTGGGTTTCGTTCCCGAGGACCGCACCGAGGACGGACTCGTCGGCGAGTTCACCATCGCCGAGAACCTCATGCTCGACCGGTCGCACGGCGGGCCGTTCTCCGCTCGTGGCAGCATCGTGCGGTCCTTCCTCCGGTCGTTCGCGTCGGAGAAGGTGTCGGAGTTCGACATCCGCACGCCGAGCATCGACACGGCCGTCGGCAGACTCTCGGGCGGTAACCAGCAGAAGGTCGTGCTCGCACGGGAACTCGGGCGCGATCTGCGTCTGCTCATCGCGTCGCAACCCACGCGCGGAATCGACGTGGGATCCATCGAATTCGTGCACAAGCGCATCGTCGCGACGCGGGACGCGGGCACCCCCGTCATCGTGATCTCGTCCGAGCTGGACGAGGTGTCGGCGCTGGCCGACCGCATCGCGGTGATGTACCGAGGCGCCATCGTCGGCATCGTGTCCGGCGACGCCTCACGAGAAGAGTTGGGACTGCTCATGGCCGGAGGCCACTCCACCGACGCGAACACCGAGGGAGCCGCGTGACCGCGACGGACACCGCGACGCCGCCGTCCACGTCCGAGTCGGTGCTGCGCAAGATCGCCAGTGGCAGTGTGCTGCTGTCCCTGCTGTCGGTCCTGATGGCGTTCGTCGTCGGCGCAATTCTCATCGCCGTCACCGATCCGCAGGTGCGTGAGACGGCGGGCTACTTCTTCTCGCGGCCCACGGACATGCTCTCCGCGATCTGGGACTCGGTCTGGGGCGCCTACTCGGCGCTCTTCCAGGGCAGTGTCTACAACTTCCGACGGCCTCGCTTCGCGGACGGTATCCGTCCGCTCACCGAGACCCTCACCTTCGCCACCCCGCTGATCGCCGCGGGTCTCGGTGTCGCGCTGGCGTTCCGGGTCGGCATGTTCAACATCGGCGGCCGCGGCCAAATGCTCATCGCCGCCGCGTGTGCCGGCTACGTCGGGTTCACCTTCGACCTGCCGCCCTACGTGCACCTCATCGTCGCGATACTGGCCGGTGTCGTCGGCGGCGCGCTGTGGGGCGGCATCGCCGGACTGCTGCGAGCGCGGACCGGCGCGCACGAGGTGATCGTGACGATCATGCTCAACTACGTCGCGTTCTACCTGATCTCGTACCTGCTGCGCACTCCCGGCGCGCTGCAGGCACCCGGCTCCAACAACCCCAAGACGCCCGCGATGATGGACGACGCGATCCTGCCGTCGCTGTTCGGATCGAAGTACTCGCTGCACTGGGGATTCGTCCTCGTCATCGCCGTGACCGCAGCTGTGTGGTGGTTGCTCGAGAGGTCGAGCGTCGGCTTCCGGTTCCGCGTCGTGGGGGAGAACGCCTCCGCGGCCCGCGTGGCCGGCATCAAGGTCGAGCGCGTGTACATCTACGCGATGGTGCTGTCGGGTGCCCTGGTCGGGCTCGCCGGTGTCGCACAGGTGCTCGGTACCGTCACCACGGGTTTCTCCGCGGACATCGACGCCGGCATCGGATTCGACGCCATCACGGTGGCACTGCTGGGGCGCTCGCGTCCGTGGGGTGTGTTCGCCGCCGGCATCCTGTTCGGAGCCTTCAAGGCGGGCGGCTTCGCGATGCAGGCCGCGGAGTCGATCCCCATCGACATCGTGCTCGTCGTCCAGTCGGTCATCGTCCTGTTCATCGCCGCGCCGCCCCTGGTGCGAGCGGTGTTCCGACTACCCGAACCTCGAGCGAAAGGGGTGAGCTGATGAGCACACTCGCCACGGCTCCTCCTGACGCCGGGTCCCGTCCCGCCGCCTCCTGGAAGCTTCCCGTCGTCCTGGGTGTCGTCACCGTCGTCGCGCTGCTGGCCTTCGGGCTGCGGGGCGACAGCGGCACCAGCACGTTCTCCCTGGCCAGTGACAGCGACTTCGTCAGGTTGCCGGACGTGGGGCTGCCCGCGCGCGCCACGTGCATCGCGCTCGTGATCCTGCTCGCCGCCCTCACGCTGGTCAGTGCGGTTCGCACCCGGGCGGGGCAGCGCACACCGGTGGCGGTCACCGCGGTGTTCGCCGTCGCGTTCGTCCTGCTGTTCCTCACGTGGTCCGCGGTGGGCGAGACCATTCCCGTGCCGGGGCTGCTCCTCGGAACCGTCGCCCTCAGCACGCCGCTGATCTTCGGTGCGCTCGGCGGCGTCGTCTCCGAGCGCGTCGGCATCATCAACATCGCCATCGAGGGCCAGCTCCTCGGCGGCGCGTTCGTCAGCGCGGTGGTCGCGACGCTCACCGGGTCGCCGTACGTCGGTCTCGCCGCGGCACTCGTCGCAGGAGCCTTGGTGGGCAGCGTCCTCGCGGTGTTCTCCATCCGGTACTTCGTCAACCAGGTCATCGTCGGCGTGGTGCTCAACGTGCTCGTCGTCGGGCTCACCAGCTTCCTGTACTCCAAGGTGCTGGTCCCCAGCGCCGCGACACTGAACACGCCGCCGCGCTTCCCCCGCATCGAGATTCCGCTGCTCTCGCAGATCCCGATCATCGGTCCGGTGCTGTTCCGGCAGACGGTCATCGAGTACGTCATGTACATCGCTGTGGCGGCCGTGTTCGTCGGCCTCTTCCGCACGCGGTGGGGCCTGCGGTTGCGCGCGGTCGGTGAGCATCCGCGCGCCGCGGATTCCGTGGGTATCGACGTCGCCCGAACCCGCTTCTGGAACGTCTGCCTCGCGGGCGCCATCGCCGGCATGGGCGGCGCGTACTTCACCCTGGGGTCGGTCGGTGCGTTCGGCAAGGAGATGACCGCGGGTGCCGGCTACATCGCCCTCGCCGCCGTGATCTTCGGACGCTGGGATCCCGTCCGTGCGACGTTGGCGGCCCTGCTGTTCGGATTCGCGTCCAACCTGCAGAACGTGCTGGGCATCATCGGCTCGCCGGTACCCAGCGAGTTCATGTTGATGCTGCCCTACGTGGTCACCATCCTGGCGGTCGCCGGGCTCGTCGGGAAGGTGCGTGGTCCCGCCGCGGCGGGCAGACCGTATCCCTGATCGGCGTCCGATGTTTGTCGGGCGCCGACAACAGGGAACCCCCCTCCGTGGACGGTCGTACGGCCGCCCGTGCTCGAAGAAGGGACACCCGGAACTCATGTCACGCATCGCAGTCGTCGGCGGCCACGGCAAGATCGCC
This window harbors:
- a CDS encoding cold-shock protein — protein: MTQGTVKWFNAEKGFGFIAQEDGPDVFVHFSEIQGTGFKSLEENQRVEFEVTSGAKGPQASGVRAI
- a CDS encoding ABC transporter permease, with product MSTLATAPPDAGSRPAASWKLPVVLGVVTVVALLAFGLRGDSGTSTFSLASDSDFVRLPDVGLPARATCIALVILLAALTLVSAVRTRAGQRTPVAVTAVFAVAFVLLFLTWSAVGETIPVPGLLLGTVALSTPLIFGALGGVVSERVGIINIAIEGQLLGGAFVSAVVATLTGSPYVGLAAALVAGALVGSVLAVFSIRYFVNQVIVGVVLNVLVVGLTSFLYSKVLVPSAATLNTPPRFPRIEIPLLSQIPIIGPVLFRQTVIEYVMYIAVAAVFVGLFRTRWGLRLRAVGEHPRAADSVGIDVARTRFWNVCLAGAIAGMGGAYFTLGSVGAFGKEMTAGAGYIALAAVIFGRWDPVRATLAALLFGFASNLQNVLGIIGSPVPSEFMLMLPYVVTILAVAGLVGKVRGPAAAGRPYP
- a CDS encoding ABC transporter permease, producing the protein MTATDTATPPSTSESVLRKIASGSVLLSLLSVLMAFVVGAILIAVTDPQVRETAGYFFSRPTDMLSAIWDSVWGAYSALFQGSVYNFRRPRFADGIRPLTETLTFATPLIAAGLGVALAFRVGMFNIGGRGQMLIAAACAGYVGFTFDLPPYVHLIVAILAGVVGGALWGGIAGLLRARTGAHEVIVTIMLNYVAFYLISYLLRTPGALQAPGSNNPKTPAMMDDAILPSLFGSKYSLHWGFVLVIAVTAAVWWLLERSSVGFRFRVVGENASAARVAGIKVERVYIYAMVLSGALVGLAGVAQVLGTVTTGFSADIDAGIGFDAITVALLGRSRPWGVFAAGILFGAFKAGGFAMQAAESIPIDIVLVVQSVIVLFIAAPPLVRAVFRLPEPRAKGVS
- the thiM gene encoding hydroxyethylthiazole kinase, with the protein product MTDPTTSVADALVALRDRAPLVHAVTNYVTAGFTANVLLAAGASAAMVDNEDEAALFAGVADAVLINLGTPQPQLREVYLATAAAAAAAGTPWVLDPIAAGGLPWRGALARDLLEHRPAAVRGNASEIIGLHRLTGLHTDERNGSGRGVDSSDDPADAVDAARGLLAYSTAVSASGAIDHIAHEGGLATVHGGSVLMTKVTGTGCSLGALVAAYCAAVDDHGVATIAAHTHATVAADIAAETATAPGSFAVAYLDALHAVTPDDILRRAHVEWLPR
- a CDS encoding ABC transporter ATP-binding protein; the encoded protein is MASNDTASTLDSSPGHDLPKLELRGITKRFGSLVANDHIDLTVEAGEIHCLLGENGAGKSTLMNVLSGLYRAEEGEILIDGERRTFAGPGEAMSAGIGMVHQHFMLIPVFTVAENIILGNEKTTFGGRLDLDAARALVREVSARFGFDVDPDATVGDLPVGVQQRVEIIKALSREADILVFDEPTAVLTPQETDELMTIMRQLAEAGTAIVFITHKLREVRVVADRITVVRLGKVVGQAEPTATDGELASLMVGRDVQLRVAKDPAQLGDAALVVSNLTVPGAAGPVVNDVSFEVRAGEILAIAGVQGNGQTELAEALLGLHPAMTGQITLDGASLVGRDVKSVLDAGVGFVPEDRTEDGLVGEFTIAENLMLDRSHGGPFSARGSIVRSFLRSFASEKVSEFDIRTPSIDTAVGRLSGGNQQKVVLARELGRDLRLLIASQPTRGIDVGSIEFVHKRIVATRDAGTPVIVISSELDEVSALADRIAVMYRGAIVGIVSGDASREELGLLMAGGHSTDANTEGAA
- a CDS encoding BMP family lipoprotein; this encodes MPNTLSRATLSTVAVASAFTLVTACGSAPEDSASGGSDSGDFTPCMVSDSGGFDDKSFNQLSYEGLQTAAGELNVEPITVQSNSPTDYTPNLNNLVDQGCGLVVTVGFALADATKEAAEQNTDVNFAIVDDSSIELDNVKPLTYDTAQSAFLAGYAAASYSKTNTVGTFGGSQFPTVTIFMDGFADGVKYFNEQKNRDVRVIGWDVDAQNGSFTGGFEANEVAKNTAQGLIDQNADVIFPVGGPIYQSAAQAIRDANRPIALIGADADVYVSDPSVSDLVLTSVTKGLATSTEEVVKAVGDGSFDNTPYVGTLENDGVGIAPFHDFESQVDPALQGELDTIRAGIIDGSITVTSPSSPN